A genome region from Meleagris gallopavo isolate NT-WF06-2002-E0010 breed Aviagen turkey brand Nicholas breeding stock chromosome 9, Turkey_5.1, whole genome shotgun sequence includes the following:
- the POF1B gene encoding protein POF1B has product TFFPEDLLGARSLPEFKGTVRRIIIENPEQEPLSPFLRGGNFCPGNNVIYEKTIRKYELLNPHQEKQYQFSHQCQIPQLSDQCSAIQPCQQPEQPPVTQQCQQTQTSSPCEVIPISVTDDCRGNTVRRVTVQTYEQENNDQLDCRYFGELLAELNRKTNDLYSCLLQHVEKIGGRNHDIEFTSQTEDIEELIPKGLSEATKQQIRYLLQMRVISDKSLRLVLSTFKNLREELCHLQDDLGKLETDNVLLKKDLAFKESQVKEYETMLSSLRENNRQQQQGLRDSAARCRSLEEQLLSLQLNEGEKDCQLKELEYSKRALDQEIQSLKLQICSSPTIQTTTDELSSRYVEMINNLREDKDREIRSLRSQLCQFQQDISRQEGNNSDLQIKLHELTAMLEEKDVCIKQQQEELFRLKHERASSSQSPGVTAIITKKYRNQYPILGLLSDDYKVTSPVNKSQTIVIERTGEIWKHGTG; this is encoded by the exons ACGTTCTTTCCAGAGGACTTACTGGGTGCAAGGAGTTTACCTGAATTCAAG gGCACTGTTCGAAGGATTATCATAGAGAATCCTGAGCAG GAGCCATTATCCCCATTTCTTAGAGGGGGGAATTTCTGTCCTGGAAATAATGTCATCTATGAAAAGACAATAAGAAAATATGAACTATTAAATCCCCATCAA gagAAGCAGTACCAATTTTCCCACCAGTGTCAGATTCCACAGCTGTCTGATCAGTGCAGTGCCAtccagccctgccagcagcccGAGCAGCCCCCAGtcacacagcagtgccagcaaACACAGACCAGCAGCCCATGTGAGGTGATACCCATCTCTGTGACTGATGACTGCAGAGGAAATACAGTGAGGAGGGTGACAGTTCAAACCTACGAACAG GAGAATAATGACCAGCTGGACTGCCGCTACTTTGGTGAGCTCCTTGCTGAACTGAACCGCAAGACCAACGACCTGTACAGCTGTTTACTACAGCATGTGGAAAAGATAGGAGGAAG GAACCATGACATTGAATTTACGAGTCAG ACTGAAGATATTGAAGAATTAATTCCCAAAGGACTGTCTGAGGCAACAAAGCAGCAAATTCGTTATCTCCTCCAG ATGAGAGTGATATCGGATAAATCTTTGAGACTTGTGCTTTCCACTTTCAAAAACTTACGTGAAGAGCTCTGCCATTTACAGGATGACCTGGGG AAGCTAGAAACTGATAACGTCTTACTTAAGAAGGATTTGGCTTTTAAAGAATCTCAAGTAAAAGAATATGAAACTATGTTGTCTTCTCTGAGAGAGAATAATCGTCAGCAGCAG CAAGGACTCAGAGATAGTGCTGCCAGGTGTCGGTCTCTGGAAGAacagcttctttctcttcaaCTCAACGAAGGAGAAAAGGATTGTCAGTTAAAGGAACTGGAATACTCCAAGCGTGCCTTGGACCAAGAGATCCAGAGTCTTAAGCTACAG atctGCTCCAGTCCAACAATTCAGACTACCACAGATGAACTCTCCAGCCGTTATGTAGAGATGATCAATAACTTGAGAGAGGATAAAGACCGTGAGATCCGCAGTCTTAGG TCTCAGTTGTGCCAATTCCAGCAAGATATATCAAGGCAAGAAGGGAACAACAGCGACTTGCAAATAAAGCTGCATGAACTGACAGCAATGCTGGAGGAGAAAGATGTTTGTATTAAACAACAGCAAGAG GAACTCTTCAGACTCAAGCATGAGAGAGCATCAAGCAGTCAGTCCCCTGGTGTAACAGCTATCATCACGAAGAA GTACAGGAATCAGTATCCTATCCTGGGTCTTTTGTCGGATGACTACAAGGTTACATCACCTGTCAACAAGTCACAAACTATTGTAATTGAGAGGACTGGAGAGATATGGAAACAT GGCACAGGATAG